A genomic segment from Gavia stellata isolate bGavSte3 chromosome 4, bGavSte3.hap2, whole genome shotgun sequence encodes:
- the PHC1 gene encoding polyhomeotic-like protein 1 isoform X7, protein METESEQNSSSTSGSSSSGGSTRPQISQMSLYERQAVQALQALQRQPNAAQYFHQFMLQQQLNSAQLHSLAAVQQATIAASRQASSPNTSTPQQTTTTQASINLATTSAAQLISRSQSVSSPSATTLTQSVLLGNTTSPPLNQSQAQMYLRPQLGNLLQVNRTLGRNVPLASQLILMPNGAVAAVQQEVPSTQSPGVHADTDQVQNLAVRSQQTSAANAQLQGSAQKAALPGSSQASGLPQATSTGQTLAVAQASSGSAGQSLNLSQGAAGSNGVSGGVVASGGSQTSTGLSQTSAGAAGSCQRKGTGVVQPLPVAAAQAVTVSQGSQTETENAATKKGETDSGGQQTVGMNLTRTATPAPSQTLISSATYTQIQPHSLIQQQQQIHLQKQVVIQQQIAIHHQQQFQHRQSQLLHTATHLQLAQQQQQQQAPSLTQQQQQAQPPQHRTVLASQPPTPASSQEAPPLTTGVNLAQVQGTAHMVKSPASSPVVAQMPAAFYMQSVQLPGKSQTLAVKRKAESEEEKEESPSVTALLPARSSPVTDSPKNMEEKSGLGDKSDPAAIATPNTTSSEGASVTPTSAPTPNLAMVSRQMGDSKPPQAIVKPQILTHIIEGFVIQEGAEPFPVGCSQLLKESEKPLQGEAPSGQSENLSSNSPGGDSASMELDKKANLLKCEYCGKYAPATQFRGSKRFCSMTCAKRYNVSCSHQFRLQRKKMKEFQEANYARVRRRGPRRSSSEIARTKIQGKRHRGQEDSSRGSDNSSYDEALSPTSPGPLSVRASHGERDLANSSMAPPTPDLHGINPVFLSTNPSRWSVEEVYEFIASLQGCQEIAEEFRSQEIDGQALLLLKEEHLMSAMNIKLGPALKICAKINVLKET, encoded by the exons GCCCTGCAGGCACTCCAGAGACAGCCCAATGCAGCCCAGTACTTTCATCAGTTTatgctccagcagcagcttaACAGTGCCCAGCTTCACAGCCTGGCTGCGGTCCAGCAG GCTACAATTGCAGCCAGTAGACAGGCCAGCTCCCCCAACACCAGCACCCCGCAACAGACCACCACCACCCAGGCCTCT ATCAACCTAGCCACCACATCAGCTGCTCAGCTGATCAGTCGGTCACAGAGCGTGAGTTCCCCCAGCGCCACAACCTTGACGCAGTCTGTGCTCCTTGGGAATACCACCTCGCCGCCTCTCAACCAGTCACAGGCCCAGATGTATCTCCGG CCACAGCTGGGGAACCTGTTGCAGGTAAACCGGACCTTGGGCCGCAATGTGCCTCTTGCCTCCCAACTCATCCTGATGCCCAACGGGGCTGTGGCCGCTGTCCAGCAGGAGGTACCATCCACTCAGTCTCCTGGGGTCCATGCAGACACAGACCAG GTGCAGAACTTGGCTGTGAGGAGCCAGCAGACCTCAGCCGCTAACGCCCAGCTCCAAGGCTCTGCTCAgaaggcagctctgccaggaaGCTCCCAGGCTTCGGGCTTACCGCAGGCTACCAGCACGGGCCAGACCCTGGCTGTGGCTCAGGCCTCCTCTGGCAGCGCAGGCCAGTCCCTCAACTTgagccagggagcagcaggcagcaatgGTGTCTCTGGGGGTGTGGTGGCAAGTGGTGGGAGCCAGACCTCAACAGGATTGAGCCAGACCTCGGCCGGCGCCGCTGGCAGTTGCCAAAGGAAAGGCACGGGGGTGGTTCAGCCGTTACCGGTAGCAGCTGCCCAGGCCGTGACTGTCAGCCAGGGAAGCCAGACTGAGACAGAGAATGCAGCCACAAAGAAGGGTGAAACGGACAGTGGTGGACAGCAAACGGTGGGCATGAACCTGACCAGGACTGCTacaccagcacccagccagaCGTTGATCAGCTCAG CCACGTATACGCAGATCCAGCCACACTCGCTgatccagcagcagcagcagatccaCCTGCAGAAGCAGGTGGTGATCCAGCAGCAGATCGCCATTCATCACCAGCAGCAGTTTCAGCACCGCCAGTCCCAGCTCCTCCACACAGCCACCCACCTTCAGCTGGcccaacagcagcaacagcagcaggcaCCATCTCTGacccaacagcagcagcaagctcAGCCTCCACAGCA CAGGACAGTCCTTGCCAGCCAGCCACCAA CTCCAGCATCCTCACAGGAAGCTCCTCCTCTCACCACAGGGGTGAATTTGGCACAAGTTCAAGGCACAGCCCACATGGTGAAGAGCCCAGCCTCCTCCCCAGTTGTGGCTCAGATGCCAGCAGCATTCTACATGCAGTCTGTCCAGTTGCCA GGCAAGTCTCAGACCTTAGCTGTTAAGCGCAAGGCAGAgtcagaggaggagaaggaggaatcACCCAGTGTCACTGCACTCCTGCCTGCCAGGTCCTCTCCTGTGACAGACAGCCCCAAAAACATGGAGGAGAAGAGTGGCCTTGGAG ATAAATCTGATCCTGCTGCCATTGCAACCCCAAACACCACCTCAAGTGAAGGAGCATCAGTCAcccccacctctgctcccacccCAAACCTGGCAATGGTGTCACGTCAGATGGGAGACTCCAAACCCCCACAAGCCATCGTCAAGCCCCAGATCCTCACGCACATCATTGAGGGCTTTGTCATCCAGGAAGGAGCAGAGCCCTTTCCA gTGGGTTGTtctcagctgctgaaagaaTCTGAGAAACCGCTGCAGGGAGAGGCTCCTTCTGGCCAGAGTGAAAACCTGTCCAGCAATTCTCCGGGAGGGGACAGCGCTTCTATGG AGCTTGATAAGAAGGCAAACTTACTGAAGTGTGAATACTGTGGGAAGTATGCCCCAGCAACCCAGTTCCGTGGCTCCAAGAGGTTTTGTTCCATGACCTGTGCTAAAAG GTACAACGTCAGCTGCAGCCATCAGTTTCggctgcagagaaagaagatgaaggaaTTCCAGGAAGCTAACTATGCTCGTGTGCGCCGACGGGGACCACGGCGCAGCAGCTCTGAAATTGCTCGAACAAAGATCCAGGGCAAGCGCCACAGG GGCCAGGAAGACTCAAGTCGAGGCTCTGATAACTCCAGCTATGATGAAGCTTTGTCCCCTACGTCTCCAGGACCCCTGTCAGTAAGGGCCAGCCATGGAGAGAGGGACCTGGCAAACTCTAGCATGGCCCCACCTACCCCAGATCTACACGGCATCAACCCAGTCTTCCTGTCCACCAATCCCAGTCGCTGGAGTGTGGAGGAAGTGTACGAGTTCATTGCGTCACTGCAAG GGTGCCAGGAGATTGCTGAGGAGTTTCGGTCACAGGAAATTGATGGCCAGGCCCTGTTGCTTCTGAAGGAGGAACACCTCATGAGTGCCATGAACATCAAGCTGGGACCAGCTCTCAAGATCTGTGCCAAGATCAATGTCCTCAAGGAGACCTAA
- the PHC1 gene encoding polyhomeotic-like protein 1 isoform X11, translating into METESEQNSSSTSGSSSSGGSTRPQISQMSLYERQAVQALQALQRQPNAAQYFHQFMLQQQLNSAQLHSLAAVQQATIAASRQASSPNTSTPQQTTTTQASINLATTSAAQLISRSQSVSSPSATTLTQSVLLGNTTSPPLNQSQAQMYLRVNRTLGRNVPLASQLILMPNGAVAAVQQEVPSTQSPGVHADTDQVQNLAVRSQQTSAANAQLQGSAQKAALPGSSQASGLPQATSTGQTLAVAQASSGSAGQSLNLSQGAAGSNGVSGGVVASGGSQTSTGLSQTSAGAAGSCQRKGTGVVQPLPVAAAQAVTVSQGSQTETENAATKKGETDSGGQQTVGMNLTRTATPAPSQTLISSATYTQIQPHSLIQQQQQIHLQKQVVIQQQIAIHHQQQFQHRQSQLLHTATHLQLAQQQQQQQAPSLTQQQQQAQPPQQQAASQNQQPQGKSQTLAVKRKAESEEEKEESPSVTALLPARSSPVTDSPKNMEEKSGLGDKSDPAAIATPNTTSSEGASVTPTSAPTPNLAMVSRQMGDSKPPQAIVKPQILTHIIEGFVIQEGAEPFPVGCSQLLKESEKPLQGEAPSGQSENLSSNSPGGDSASMELDKKANLLKCEYCGKYAPATQFRGSKRFCSMTCAKRYNVSCSHQFRLQRKKMKEFQEANYARVRRRGPRRSSSEIARTKIQGKRHRGQEDSSRGSDNSSYDEALSPTSPGPLSVRASHGERDLANSSMAPPTPDLHGINPVFLSTNPSRWSVEEVYEFIASLQGCQEIAEEFRSQEIDGQALLLLKEEHLMSAMNIKLGPALKICAKINVLKET; encoded by the exons GCCCTGCAGGCACTCCAGAGACAGCCCAATGCAGCCCAGTACTTTCATCAGTTTatgctccagcagcagcttaACAGTGCCCAGCTTCACAGCCTGGCTGCGGTCCAGCAG GCTACAATTGCAGCCAGTAGACAGGCCAGCTCCCCCAACACCAGCACCCCGCAACAGACCACCACCACCCAGGCCTCT ATCAACCTAGCCACCACATCAGCTGCTCAGCTGATCAGTCGGTCACAGAGCGTGAGTTCCCCCAGCGCCACAACCTTGACGCAGTCTGTGCTCCTTGGGAATACCACCTCGCCGCCTCTCAACCAGTCACAGGCCCAGATGTATCTCCGG GTAAACCGGACCTTGGGCCGCAATGTGCCTCTTGCCTCCCAACTCATCCTGATGCCCAACGGGGCTGTGGCCGCTGTCCAGCAGGAGGTACCATCCACTCAGTCTCCTGGGGTCCATGCAGACACAGACCAG GTGCAGAACTTGGCTGTGAGGAGCCAGCAGACCTCAGCCGCTAACGCCCAGCTCCAAGGCTCTGCTCAgaaggcagctctgccaggaaGCTCCCAGGCTTCGGGCTTACCGCAGGCTACCAGCACGGGCCAGACCCTGGCTGTGGCTCAGGCCTCCTCTGGCAGCGCAGGCCAGTCCCTCAACTTgagccagggagcagcaggcagcaatgGTGTCTCTGGGGGTGTGGTGGCAAGTGGTGGGAGCCAGACCTCAACAGGATTGAGCCAGACCTCGGCCGGCGCCGCTGGCAGTTGCCAAAGGAAAGGCACGGGGGTGGTTCAGCCGTTACCGGTAGCAGCTGCCCAGGCCGTGACTGTCAGCCAGGGAAGCCAGACTGAGACAGAGAATGCAGCCACAAAGAAGGGTGAAACGGACAGTGGTGGACAGCAAACGGTGGGCATGAACCTGACCAGGACTGCTacaccagcacccagccagaCGTTGATCAGCTCAG CCACGTATACGCAGATCCAGCCACACTCGCTgatccagcagcagcagcagatccaCCTGCAGAAGCAGGTGGTGATCCAGCAGCAGATCGCCATTCATCACCAGCAGCAGTTTCAGCACCGCCAGTCCCAGCTCCTCCACACAGCCACCCACCTTCAGCTGGcccaacagcagcaacagcagcaggcaCCATCTCTGacccaacagcagcagcaagctcAGCCTCCACAGCAGCAGGCTGCATctcaaaaccagcagc CACAGGGCAAGTCTCAGACCTTAGCTGTTAAGCGCAAGGCAGAgtcagaggaggagaaggaggaatcACCCAGTGTCACTGCACTCCTGCCTGCCAGGTCCTCTCCTGTGACAGACAGCCCCAAAAACATGGAGGAGAAGAGTGGCCTTGGAG ATAAATCTGATCCTGCTGCCATTGCAACCCCAAACACCACCTCAAGTGAAGGAGCATCAGTCAcccccacctctgctcccacccCAAACCTGGCAATGGTGTCACGTCAGATGGGAGACTCCAAACCCCCACAAGCCATCGTCAAGCCCCAGATCCTCACGCACATCATTGAGGGCTTTGTCATCCAGGAAGGAGCAGAGCCCTTTCCA gTGGGTTGTtctcagctgctgaaagaaTCTGAGAAACCGCTGCAGGGAGAGGCTCCTTCTGGCCAGAGTGAAAACCTGTCCAGCAATTCTCCGGGAGGGGACAGCGCTTCTATGG AGCTTGATAAGAAGGCAAACTTACTGAAGTGTGAATACTGTGGGAAGTATGCCCCAGCAACCCAGTTCCGTGGCTCCAAGAGGTTTTGTTCCATGACCTGTGCTAAAAG GTACAACGTCAGCTGCAGCCATCAGTTTCggctgcagagaaagaagatgaaggaaTTCCAGGAAGCTAACTATGCTCGTGTGCGCCGACGGGGACCACGGCGCAGCAGCTCTGAAATTGCTCGAACAAAGATCCAGGGCAAGCGCCACAGG GGCCAGGAAGACTCAAGTCGAGGCTCTGATAACTCCAGCTATGATGAAGCTTTGTCCCCTACGTCTCCAGGACCCCTGTCAGTAAGGGCCAGCCATGGAGAGAGGGACCTGGCAAACTCTAGCATGGCCCCACCTACCCCAGATCTACACGGCATCAACCCAGTCTTCCTGTCCACCAATCCCAGTCGCTGGAGTGTGGAGGAAGTGTACGAGTTCATTGCGTCACTGCAAG GGTGCCAGGAGATTGCTGAGGAGTTTCGGTCACAGGAAATTGATGGCCAGGCCCTGTTGCTTCTGAAGGAGGAACACCTCATGAGTGCCATGAACATCAAGCTGGGACCAGCTCTCAAGATCTGTGCCAAGATCAATGTCCTCAAGGAGACCTAA
- the PHC1 gene encoding polyhomeotic-like protein 1 isoform X3, which produces METESEQNSSSTSGSSSSGGSTRPQISQMSLYERQAVQALQALQRQPNAAQYFHQFMLQQQLNSAQLHSLAAVQQATIAASRQASSPNTSTPQQTTTTQASINLATTSAAQLISRSQSVSSPSATTLTQSVLLGNTTSPPLNQSQAQMYLRVNRTLGRNVPLASQLILMPNGAVAAVQQEVPSTQSPGVHADTDQVQNLAVRSQQTSAANAQLQGSAQKAALPGSSQASGLPQATSTGQTLAVAQASSGSAGQSLNLSQGAAGSNGVSGGVVASGGSQTSTGLSQTSAGAAGSCQRKGTGVVQPLPVAAAQAVTVSQGSQTETENAATKKGETDSGGQQTVGMNLTRTATPAPSQTLISSATYTQIQPHSLIQQQQQIHLQKQVVIQQQIAIHHQQQFQHRQSQLLHTATHLQLAQQQQQQQAPSLTQQQQQAQPPQQQAASQNQQQAQTLVVQPMLQSQPQPVQLQQDSPCQPATKSPVPIQSKSLVTPIKPPQLGPAKMSATQQPPPHIPVQVVGTRQQGSGQAQALGLAQIAAAVPTSRGMPAVVQPVSQAHAASPSSSSAPASSQEAPPLTTGVNLAQVQGTAHMVKSPASSPVVAQMPAAFYMQSVQLPGKSQTLAVKRKAESEEEKEESPSVTALLPARSSPVTDSPKNMEEKSGLGDKSDPAAIATPNTTSSEGASVTPTSAPTPNLAMVSRQMGDSKPPQAIVKPQILTHIIEGFVIQEGAEPFPVGCSQLLKESEKPLQGEAPSGQSENLSSNSPGGDSASMELDKKANLLKCEYCGKYAPATQFRGSKRFCSMTCAKRYNVSCSHQFRLQRKKMKEFQEANYARVRRRGPRRSSSEIARTKIQGKRHRGQEDSSRGSDNSSYDEALSPTSPGPLSVRASHGERDLANSSMAPPTPDLHGINPVFLSTNPSRWSVEEVYEFIASLQGCQEIAEEFRSQEIDGQALLLLKEEHLMSAMNIKLGPALKICAKINVLKET; this is translated from the exons GCCCTGCAGGCACTCCAGAGACAGCCCAATGCAGCCCAGTACTTTCATCAGTTTatgctccagcagcagcttaACAGTGCCCAGCTTCACAGCCTGGCTGCGGTCCAGCAG GCTACAATTGCAGCCAGTAGACAGGCCAGCTCCCCCAACACCAGCACCCCGCAACAGACCACCACCACCCAGGCCTCT ATCAACCTAGCCACCACATCAGCTGCTCAGCTGATCAGTCGGTCACAGAGCGTGAGTTCCCCCAGCGCCACAACCTTGACGCAGTCTGTGCTCCTTGGGAATACCACCTCGCCGCCTCTCAACCAGTCACAGGCCCAGATGTATCTCCGG GTAAACCGGACCTTGGGCCGCAATGTGCCTCTTGCCTCCCAACTCATCCTGATGCCCAACGGGGCTGTGGCCGCTGTCCAGCAGGAGGTACCATCCACTCAGTCTCCTGGGGTCCATGCAGACACAGACCAG GTGCAGAACTTGGCTGTGAGGAGCCAGCAGACCTCAGCCGCTAACGCCCAGCTCCAAGGCTCTGCTCAgaaggcagctctgccaggaaGCTCCCAGGCTTCGGGCTTACCGCAGGCTACCAGCACGGGCCAGACCCTGGCTGTGGCTCAGGCCTCCTCTGGCAGCGCAGGCCAGTCCCTCAACTTgagccagggagcagcaggcagcaatgGTGTCTCTGGGGGTGTGGTGGCAAGTGGTGGGAGCCAGACCTCAACAGGATTGAGCCAGACCTCGGCCGGCGCCGCTGGCAGTTGCCAAAGGAAAGGCACGGGGGTGGTTCAGCCGTTACCGGTAGCAGCTGCCCAGGCCGTGACTGTCAGCCAGGGAAGCCAGACTGAGACAGAGAATGCAGCCACAAAGAAGGGTGAAACGGACAGTGGTGGACAGCAAACGGTGGGCATGAACCTGACCAGGACTGCTacaccagcacccagccagaCGTTGATCAGCTCAG CCACGTATACGCAGATCCAGCCACACTCGCTgatccagcagcagcagcagatccaCCTGCAGAAGCAGGTGGTGATCCAGCAGCAGATCGCCATTCATCACCAGCAGCAGTTTCAGCACCGCCAGTCCCAGCTCCTCCACACAGCCACCCACCTTCAGCTGGcccaacagcagcaacagcagcaggcaCCATCTCTGacccaacagcagcagcaagctcAGCCTCCACAGCAGCAGGCTGCATctcaaaaccagcagcaggCTCAGACCCTTGTGGTGCAACCGATGTTGCAGTCCCAGCCACAGCCTGTGCAGCTCCAGCAGGACAGTCCTTGCCAGCCAGCCACCAAGTCACCTGTTCCGATTCAGTCAAAATCTCTGGTCACCCCCATTAAACCACCTCAGCTTGGGCCTGCCAAAATGTCAGCAACGCAGCAGCCTCCACCACACATCCCAGTGCAGGTGGTGGGTACTCGGCAGCAGGGCTCAGGCCAAGCCCAAGCACTGGGTTTGGCTCAGATTGCTGCAGCAGTGCCGACATCCCGGGGAATGCCAGCCGTGGTCCAGCCTGTTTCCCAAGCCCATGCTGCTTCCCCATCATCATCTTCAGCTCCAGCATCCTCACAGGAAGCTCCTCCTCTCACCACAGGGGTGAATTTGGCACAAGTTCAAGGCACAGCCCACATGGTGAAGAGCCCAGCCTCCTCCCCAGTTGTGGCTCAGATGCCAGCAGCATTCTACATGCAGTCTGTCCAGTTGCCA GGCAAGTCTCAGACCTTAGCTGTTAAGCGCAAGGCAGAgtcagaggaggagaaggaggaatcACCCAGTGTCACTGCACTCCTGCCTGCCAGGTCCTCTCCTGTGACAGACAGCCCCAAAAACATGGAGGAGAAGAGTGGCCTTGGAG ATAAATCTGATCCTGCTGCCATTGCAACCCCAAACACCACCTCAAGTGAAGGAGCATCAGTCAcccccacctctgctcccacccCAAACCTGGCAATGGTGTCACGTCAGATGGGAGACTCCAAACCCCCACAAGCCATCGTCAAGCCCCAGATCCTCACGCACATCATTGAGGGCTTTGTCATCCAGGAAGGAGCAGAGCCCTTTCCA gTGGGTTGTtctcagctgctgaaagaaTCTGAGAAACCGCTGCAGGGAGAGGCTCCTTCTGGCCAGAGTGAAAACCTGTCCAGCAATTCTCCGGGAGGGGACAGCGCTTCTATGG AGCTTGATAAGAAGGCAAACTTACTGAAGTGTGAATACTGTGGGAAGTATGCCCCAGCAACCCAGTTCCGTGGCTCCAAGAGGTTTTGTTCCATGACCTGTGCTAAAAG GTACAACGTCAGCTGCAGCCATCAGTTTCggctgcagagaaagaagatgaaggaaTTCCAGGAAGCTAACTATGCTCGTGTGCGCCGACGGGGACCACGGCGCAGCAGCTCTGAAATTGCTCGAACAAAGATCCAGGGCAAGCGCCACAGG GGCCAGGAAGACTCAAGTCGAGGCTCTGATAACTCCAGCTATGATGAAGCTTTGTCCCCTACGTCTCCAGGACCCCTGTCAGTAAGGGCCAGCCATGGAGAGAGGGACCTGGCAAACTCTAGCATGGCCCCACCTACCCCAGATCTACACGGCATCAACCCAGTCTTCCTGTCCACCAATCCCAGTCGCTGGAGTGTGGAGGAAGTGTACGAGTTCATTGCGTCACTGCAAG GGTGCCAGGAGATTGCTGAGGAGTTTCGGTCACAGGAAATTGATGGCCAGGCCCTGTTGCTTCTGAAGGAGGAACACCTCATGAGTGCCATGAACATCAAGCTGGGACCAGCTCTCAAGATCTGTGCCAAGATCAATGTCCTCAAGGAGACCTAA
- the PHC1 gene encoding polyhomeotic-like protein 1 isoform X10: protein METESEQNSSSTSGSSSSGGSTRPQISQMSLYERQAVQALQALQRQPNAAQYFHQFMLQQQLNSAQLHSLAAVQQATIAASRQASSPNTSTPQQTTTTQASINLATTSAAQLISRSQSVSSPSATTLTQSVLLGNTTSPPLNQSQAQMYLRPQLGNLLQVNRTLGRNVPLASQLILMPNGAVAAVQQEVPSTQSPGVHADTDQVQNLAVRSQQTSAANAQLQGSAQKAALPGSSQASGLPQATSTGQTLAVAQASSGSAGQSLNLSQGAAGSNGVSGGVVASGGSQTSTGLSQTSAGAAGSCQRKGTGVVQPLPVAAAQAVTVSQGSQTETENAATKKGETDSGGQQTVGMNLTRTATPAPSQTLISSATYTQIQPHSLIQQQQQIHLQKQVVIQQQIAIHHQQQFQHRQSQLLHTATHLQLAQQQQQQQAPSLTQQQQQAQPPQQQAASQNQQPQGKSQTLAVKRKAESEEEKEESPSVTALLPARSSPVTDSPKNMEEKSGLGDKSDPAAIATPNTTSSEGASVTPTSAPTPNLAMVSRQMGDSKPPQAIVKPQILTHIIEGFVIQEGAEPFPVGCSQLLKESEKPLQGEAPSGQSENLSSNSPGGDSASMELDKKANLLKCEYCGKYAPATQFRGSKRFCSMTCAKRYNVSCSHQFRLQRKKMKEFQEANYARVRRRGPRRSSSEIARTKIQGKRHRGQEDSSRGSDNSSYDEALSPTSPGPLSVRASHGERDLANSSMAPPTPDLHGINPVFLSTNPSRWSVEEVYEFIASLQGCQEIAEEFRSQEIDGQALLLLKEEHLMSAMNIKLGPALKICAKINVLKET from the exons GCCCTGCAGGCACTCCAGAGACAGCCCAATGCAGCCCAGTACTTTCATCAGTTTatgctccagcagcagcttaACAGTGCCCAGCTTCACAGCCTGGCTGCGGTCCAGCAG GCTACAATTGCAGCCAGTAGACAGGCCAGCTCCCCCAACACCAGCACCCCGCAACAGACCACCACCACCCAGGCCTCT ATCAACCTAGCCACCACATCAGCTGCTCAGCTGATCAGTCGGTCACAGAGCGTGAGTTCCCCCAGCGCCACAACCTTGACGCAGTCTGTGCTCCTTGGGAATACCACCTCGCCGCCTCTCAACCAGTCACAGGCCCAGATGTATCTCCGG CCACAGCTGGGGAACCTGTTGCAGGTAAACCGGACCTTGGGCCGCAATGTGCCTCTTGCCTCCCAACTCATCCTGATGCCCAACGGGGCTGTGGCCGCTGTCCAGCAGGAGGTACCATCCACTCAGTCTCCTGGGGTCCATGCAGACACAGACCAG GTGCAGAACTTGGCTGTGAGGAGCCAGCAGACCTCAGCCGCTAACGCCCAGCTCCAAGGCTCTGCTCAgaaggcagctctgccaggaaGCTCCCAGGCTTCGGGCTTACCGCAGGCTACCAGCACGGGCCAGACCCTGGCTGTGGCTCAGGCCTCCTCTGGCAGCGCAGGCCAGTCCCTCAACTTgagccagggagcagcaggcagcaatgGTGTCTCTGGGGGTGTGGTGGCAAGTGGTGGGAGCCAGACCTCAACAGGATTGAGCCAGACCTCGGCCGGCGCCGCTGGCAGTTGCCAAAGGAAAGGCACGGGGGTGGTTCAGCCGTTACCGGTAGCAGCTGCCCAGGCCGTGACTGTCAGCCAGGGAAGCCAGACTGAGACAGAGAATGCAGCCACAAAGAAGGGTGAAACGGACAGTGGTGGACAGCAAACGGTGGGCATGAACCTGACCAGGACTGCTacaccagcacccagccagaCGTTGATCAGCTCAG CCACGTATACGCAGATCCAGCCACACTCGCTgatccagcagcagcagcagatccaCCTGCAGAAGCAGGTGGTGATCCAGCAGCAGATCGCCATTCATCACCAGCAGCAGTTTCAGCACCGCCAGTCCCAGCTCCTCCACACAGCCACCCACCTTCAGCTGGcccaacagcagcaacagcagcaggcaCCATCTCTGacccaacagcagcagcaagctcAGCCTCCACAGCAGCAGGCTGCATctcaaaaccagcagc CACAGGGCAAGTCTCAGACCTTAGCTGTTAAGCGCAAGGCAGAgtcagaggaggagaaggaggaatcACCCAGTGTCACTGCACTCCTGCCTGCCAGGTCCTCTCCTGTGACAGACAGCCCCAAAAACATGGAGGAGAAGAGTGGCCTTGGAG ATAAATCTGATCCTGCTGCCATTGCAACCCCAAACACCACCTCAAGTGAAGGAGCATCAGTCAcccccacctctgctcccacccCAAACCTGGCAATGGTGTCACGTCAGATGGGAGACTCCAAACCCCCACAAGCCATCGTCAAGCCCCAGATCCTCACGCACATCATTGAGGGCTTTGTCATCCAGGAAGGAGCAGAGCCCTTTCCA gTGGGTTGTtctcagctgctgaaagaaTCTGAGAAACCGCTGCAGGGAGAGGCTCCTTCTGGCCAGAGTGAAAACCTGTCCAGCAATTCTCCGGGAGGGGACAGCGCTTCTATGG AGCTTGATAAGAAGGCAAACTTACTGAAGTGTGAATACTGTGGGAAGTATGCCCCAGCAACCCAGTTCCGTGGCTCCAAGAGGTTTTGTTCCATGACCTGTGCTAAAAG GTACAACGTCAGCTGCAGCCATCAGTTTCggctgcagagaaagaagatgaaggaaTTCCAGGAAGCTAACTATGCTCGTGTGCGCCGACGGGGACCACGGCGCAGCAGCTCTGAAATTGCTCGAACAAAGATCCAGGGCAAGCGCCACAGG GGCCAGGAAGACTCAAGTCGAGGCTCTGATAACTCCAGCTATGATGAAGCTTTGTCCCCTACGTCTCCAGGACCCCTGTCAGTAAGGGCCAGCCATGGAGAGAGGGACCTGGCAAACTCTAGCATGGCCCCACCTACCCCAGATCTACACGGCATCAACCCAGTCTTCCTGTCCACCAATCCCAGTCGCTGGAGTGTGGAGGAAGTGTACGAGTTCATTGCGTCACTGCAAG GGTGCCAGGAGATTGCTGAGGAGTTTCGGTCACAGGAAATTGATGGCCAGGCCCTGTTGCTTCTGAAGGAGGAACACCTCATGAGTGCCATGAACATCAAGCTGGGACCAGCTCTCAAGATCTGTGCCAAGATCAATGTCCTCAAGGAGACCTAA